The following proteins come from a genomic window of Salvia hispanica cultivar TCC Black 2014 chromosome 4, UniMelb_Shisp_WGS_1.0, whole genome shotgun sequence:
- the LOC125223392 gene encoding LOB domain-containing protein 18-like produces the protein MSSENAAGSSGGGGPCGACKFLRRKCVAGCIFAPYFDSEQGAAHFAAVHKVFGASNVSKLLHHIPSQKRLDAVVTICYEAQSRLRDPIYGCVAHIFALQQQVVNLQQELSYLQAHLAALELPTPPPLQPQQLMVPASQSILDLPPIPAAYDFSAMCGDMVAPPSLWSVYPRQQIDQQRQFSNAAGGGGGGDLQELARELLNRHAPPMVVRCGNQASSTLPPNSR, from the exons ATGAGTAGTGAAAACGCGGCGGGAAGCAGCGGCGGAGGGGGGCCGTGCGGGGCATGCAAGTTTCTGCGGCGGAAGTGCGTGGCCGGGTGCATATTCGCGCCGTATTTCGACTCGGAGCAGGGCGCCGCCCACTTCGCGGCGGTGCACAAGGTGTTTGGAGCAAGCAACGTGTCGAAGCTCCTCCACCACATCCCGTCTCAGAAGCGCCTTGACGCCGTCGTCACCATTTGCTACGAGGCTCAGTCCCGCCTCCGCGACCCCATCTACGGCTGCGTCGCCCACATCTTCGCCCTCCAACAGCAG gtgGTGAATCTGCAGCAAGAACTCTCCTACCTACAAGCCCACCTGGCGGCACTGGAGCTTCCGACACCGCCGCCGCTGCAGCCGCAGCAGCTGATGGTGCCGGCGTCGCAGTCGATACTGGACCTGCCGCCGATCCCGGCGGCGTACGACTTCTCGGCAATGTGCGGGGATATGGTGGCGCCTCCCTCGCTTTGGAGCGTGTATCCGCGGCAACAAATCGATCAGCAGCGTCAATTCTCCAATGCGgccggaggaggaggaggcggcgatCTTCAAGAGCTGGCGCGGGAGCTTCTGAACCGGCACGCTCCGCCGATGGTGGTGCGATGCGGGAATCAAGCTTCGTCGACTTTGCCGCCCAACTCTAGGTAG
- the LOC125221389 gene encoding brefeldin A-inhibited guanine nucleotide-exchange protein 2-like, which yields MASSEADSRLNQILIPALDKIQKNASWRKHSKLGSECKSVIEHLTSPNRNPTAASPPTSPSAQSDSDASLLPGVLLDLSLYDSEIVLSPLINALSTNYLKVAEPALDAVQKLIAHGYLHGEADPSGGAEAKLLSKLIDSACKCHELGDENAELLVIKSLLSAVTSVALRLHGDCLLQVVRTCYDIYLNSKNGVNQTTAKASLVQMLVIVFRRMEADSSTVPLQPIVVAELVEPAEKADVDGSMIFVQSFITKIMQDIDGVFSPGTPSGVTGSGAGAHDGAFETKTSTVEGTNPADLLDSTDKDMLDAKYWEISMYKTALEGRKGELADGEGERDDDLEVQIGNKLRRDAFLVFRALCKLSMKTPPKDAVADPQAMKGKIVALELLKLLLENAGAVFRTSERFLDAIKQYLCLSLLKNSASTHMIVFQLSCSIFMSLVSRFRAGLKAEIGVFFPMIVLRVLENVVQPNFQQKVTVLHFLEKLCVDSQILIDIFLNYDCDVNASNIFERMVNGLLKTAQGVPPGVSSTLQPPQDASMKLEAMKCLVAILKCMGNWMNKQLRIPDIQSSKKLDAADNVPDSGSPPHTNGNIDEPTEGSDAQGEASSEVSDVSTLEQRRAYKLELQEGISLFNRKPKKGIEFLINANKVGNSAEEIAAFLKNANGLDKTLIGDYLGEREDMSLKVMHAYVNSFEFQGMEFDEAIRVFLQGFRLPGEAQKIDRIMEKFAEQYCKCNPKTFTSADTAYVLAYSVILLNTDAHNPMVKNKMSAEDFIRNNRGIDDGKDLPEEYLRSLYERISRSEIKMKEDNLSVQQKQSVNSNSVLGLDSILNIVIRKRGEDSMETSDDLMRHMQEQFKEKARKSESIYYPAIDTVVLKFMIEACWAPILAAFSVPLDQSDDEIVIALCLEGFRNAIHVTAGMSMKTHRDAFLTSLAKFTSLHSPADIKKKNIDAIKVIVTIADEDGNYLQEGWEHILTCVSRFEHHFCRILHSINLLVTRSQKWSLILSTSAKKSCSSTLLLPARDIFLTHLSTDEHTGRYL from the exons ATGGCTTCTTCGGAAGCTGATTCCCGCTTAAACCAAATCCTGATCCCCGCGCTCGATAAGATCCAGAAGAATGCTTCGTGGCGCAAGCATTCCAAGCTCGGGTCCGAGTGCAAATCCGTTATCGAGCACCTCACCTCACCCAATCGGAACCCTACCGCCGCGTCGCCGCCTACGTCTCCGTCGGCGCAATCCGATTCCGACGCGTCTTTGCTGCCGGGCGTCCTCCTAGATCTTTCCCTGTACGATTCCGAGATCGTTCTCAGCCCACTCATCAACGCACTATCCACCAACTACCTCAAAGTTGCGGAGCCTGCTCTTGATGCGGTCCAGAAATTGATCGCCCACGGCTACTTACACGGCGAAGCGGACCCCAGCGGTGGCGCGGAGGCGAAGTTGCTCTCGAAATTGATCGACTCCGCTTGCAAGTGCCACGAATTGGGGGACGAGAATGCGGAGTTGTTGGTGATCAAGTCGCTTCTTTCAGCGGTTACGTCGGTTGCGCTGCGACTGCACGGTGATTGTCTGCTGCAAGTGGTGAGGACTTGCTATGACATATATTTGAATAGTAAGAATGGGGTGAATCAGACGACAGCCAAGGCATCGTTGGTTCAGATGCTAGTTATTGTGTTTAGGAGAATGGAGGCCGATTCTTCTACGGTGCCATTGCAGCCTATTGTGGTAGCAGAGCTTGTGGAGCCAGCAGAGAAGGCGGATGTGGATGGTTCCATGATTTTCGTTCAGAGTTTTATTACTAAGATAATGCAGGATATAGATGGGGTTTTCAGCCCTGGTACGCCCAGTGGTGTCACGGGATCAGGGGCTGGGGCCCATGACGGGGCATTTGAGACGAAGACCTCAACTGTGGAGGGCACAAATCCAGCAGATTTGTTGGACTCAACGGATAAGGATATGCTTGACGCTAAGTATTGGGAGATCAGCATGTATAAGACGGCATTAGAGGGTAGGAAAGGAGAGTTAGCAGACGGTGAGGGAGAAAGGGATGATGATTTGGAGGTGCAGATTGGAAACAAGTTGAGGAGGGATGCTTTTTTGGTTTTCCGGGCTTTGTGTAAGCTCTCCATGAAGACTCCACCCAAGGATGCCGTTGCTGATCCCCAAGCAATGAAGGGGAAGATAGTGGCATTGGAATTGCTCAAACTTTTACTGGAAAATGCTGGGGCAGTATTTAGGACTAGTGAAAG ATTTTTAGATGCTATAAAGCAGTACTTGTGTTTGTCACTTTTGAAGAACAGTGCTTCAACTCATATGATCGTGTTCCAGCTCTCATGCTCCATATTTATGAGCCTGGTGTCGCGTTTTAGAGCTGGATTGAAAGCAGAAATTGGGGTATTTTTTCCTATGATAGTCCTTCgagtgttagaaaatgttGTGCAACCCAATTTTCAGCAGAAGGTGACAGTCCTTCACTTTCTGGAGAAGCTGTGTGTAGATTCACAGATCTTGATAGACATATTCCTCAATTATGACTGTGATGTTAATGCTTCCAATATATTCGAGAG AATGGTCAATGGACTACTTAAAACTGCTCAGGGTGTTCCACCTGGTGTTTCAAGTACACTCCAGCCCCCGCAAGATGCTAGTATGAAACTAGAAGCTATGAAGTGCTTAGTTGCTATCCTAAAATGCATGGGTAACTGGATGAACAAGCAATTGAGAATTCCAGATATTCAGTCGTCAAAGAAACTAGATGCTGCAGATAATGTACCTGATTCTGGGAGTCCCCCTCACACAAATGGCAATATAGATGAGCCAACAGAAGGATCGGATGCACAGGGTGAAGCTTCCAGTGAAGTTTCTGATGTTTCAACTCTGGAGCAGCGCCGTGCCTATAAACTTGAACTTCAG GAAGGCATCTCTCTTTTTAATCGCAAACCCAAGAAAGGTATTGAGTTCCTGATAAATGCAAATAAGGTGGGGAACTCCGCAGAAGAGATAGCAGCTTTCCTTAAAAATGCCAATGGTTTGGATAAAACTCTGATTGGTGACTATTTGGGTGAAAGGGAAGATATGTCATTGAAAGTAATGCATGCTTATGTGAATTCATTTGAATTCCAAGGGATGGAGTTTGATGAGGCAATCAGGGTCTTCCTACAGGGCTTTCGGTTGCCTGGCGAGGCACAAAAGATTGACCGGATCATGGAAAAGTTTGCTGAACAGTACTGCAAATGTAATCCAAAGACCTTTACAAGTGCTGATACAGCTTATGTGCTTGCATACTCTGTTATACTACTGAACACTGATGCACACAACCCTATGGTCAAGAACAAG ATGTCAGCTGAGGATTTTATAAGGAACAATCGTGGGATTGATGATGGAAAAGATCTACCGGAGGAGTACTTGAGATCATTGTATGAACGGATATCTAGAAGTGAgatcaaaatgaaagaagataaTTTGTCTGTCCAACAGAAGCAGTCTGTGAACTCAAACAGTGTTTTAGGTTTGGATAGCATACTAAACATTGTGATACGTAAGCGTGGGGAAGACAGTATGGAGACCAGTGATGACCTCATGAGACACATGCAGGAACAGTTCAAAGAAAAAGCTCGCAAGTCAGA GTCAATTTACTATCCTGCCATAGATACGGTGGTCCTCAAGTTCATGATTGAAGCATGTTGGGCTCCAATATTGGCTGCCTTCAGTGTTCCTCTTGACCAAAGTGATGATGAAATTGTGATAGCTCTCTGCTTAGAGGGCTTTCGTAATGCAATCCATGTCACTGCAGGAATGTCCATGAAAACTCATAGAGATGCTTTTTTGACATCATTAGCCAAGTTTACTTCACTCCACTCACCTGCAGatatcaaaaagaaaaatattgatgCAATCAAG GTTATAGTCACCATAGCAGATGAGGATGGGAACTATTTACAGGAAGGCTGGGAACATATATTAACATGCGTTTCACGGTTTGAGCATCATTTCTGCAGAATCTTGCACTCGATAAACCTCCTAGTTACGAGGAGTCAGAAGTGGAGTCTTATCTTGTCAACCTCTGCCAAGAAGTCTTGCAGTTCTACATTGTTGTTGCCTGCTCGGGACATCTTCCTGACTCATCTCTCGACAGACGAACACACTGGACGATACCTCTAG
- the LOC125220021 gene encoding AT-hook motif nuclear-localized protein 22, which produces MDQLAHGRPLPPPFHAGDLQLHHHQFQHHHDDEQSGNSRPIKRDRDESYGLQTPTSEEKEFAAAGGGGGSGGDGEVTRRPRGRPAGSKNKPKPPIIITRDSANALRSHMMEVAGGCDIQESVSAFATRRQRGVCILNGNGTVTNVTLRQPSAPGAVVTLHGRFEILSLSGSFLPPPAPPAASSLTIYISGGQGQVLGGTVVGPLMAAGPVVIMAASFGNAAYERLPLEEEEAVPGSGQMEAGQQMMSDQNPNLFQGMQQNMMNSLPAEAYWGNSRPPF; this is translated from the coding sequence ATGGATCAGCTAGCTCACGGCCGCCCTCTCCCGCCTCCCTTCCACGCCGGAGATCTCCAGCTCCACCACCACCAGTTCCAGCACCACCACGACGACGAGCAGAGCGGCAACAGCCGCCCAATCAAGCGAGACCGCGACGAGAGCTACGGCCTCCAAACCCCCACATCGGAGGAGAAGGAATTCGCCGCCGccggaggaggcggcggcagcggcggcgacggcgaggTGACGCGGCGGCCGCGGGGGAGGCCGGCGGGCTCGAAGAACAAGCCGAAGCCGCCGATCATCATCACCCGCGACagcgccaacgccctccggtCCCACATGATGGAGGTCGCCGGCGGCTGCGACATCCAGGAGAGCGTCTCCGCCTTCGCGACAAGGCGGCAGCGCGGCGTCTGCATCCTCAACGGCAACGGCACCGTCACCAACGTCACCCTCCGGCAGCCCTCCGCCCCCGGCGCCGTCGTCACGCTCCACGGCCGCTTCGAGATCCTCTCCCTCTCCGGCTCCTTCCTCCCCCCGCCGGCGCCGCCCGCCGCCTCCTCCCTCACCATCTACATCTCCGGCGGCCAGGGCCAGGTCCTCGGCGGCACCGTCGTCGGCCCCCTCATGGCCGCCGGCCCCGTCGTCATCATGGCCGCCTCCTTCGGGAATGCGGCCTACGAGCGGCTGCCCctcgaggaggaggaggccgTGCCGGGCAGCGGGCAGATGGAGGCCGGGCAGCAGATGATGAGTGATCAGAACCCTAATTTGTTTCAAGGAATGCAGCAGAATATGATGAATTCGTTGCCGGCTGAAGCTTATTGGGGCAACTCTCGCCCTccattttga